From the genome of Prunus persica cultivar Lovell chromosome G8, Prunus_persica_NCBIv2, whole genome shotgun sequence:
gataattaaaatattatcatttcaaagaaaaatttaaaaattttgtccCAGTCCGAGCATAAACCAAACACGGGatagtattattttcgttATCCAGCTTTTCAGTCCGAAGTAGCACCAAACGTAGGTACTTAATTCAGTTTAAACCAAGCCAAGCTAATTCACGACAGTCCCAGGATTTAGTCCCATCTATAACAGTTcgccgtaccaaacgaccccttatCGACATAGGATTTTCATTGCACATTATAATGGTGTCGGGCTCAAGGGTGGGCTTGCTCTTGGTGGTTGTGGCTGGTTAGGTTGAGGTGCTTGGCATTGTTGGGGATGAGGGTGGAGGGCTGCAGAGACATaaagagagaggaaggaaGTGGTTGTGGGTTTTCATGttttatatttcaatattgaaatttgaatgttatatatatatatataatttttttcgaATTCGCTTAAAAAAATGAGTTCTACAAGTGCCACATCATCATTTAATGGTTTCAACTTATTTTATTCTACATAAGAAGATTCGTAGACGTTCAATCCCAAGAAGCTACAACGATCTTAGAAACAATCACAAGGTCAGGTTTATGTGTTTGTCTAGATCTATTGGATTGCTAGGTCAATATACGAACTTGACTGTAAGATATGTCTAACCCTAATGGCGTCTGATTAAGTGATATATCTTAGCAAAGCAATGTTAGATCTTAATTAGTTTCGAAagtgaaattttaaaactgttttcaactgcacagaaaaaaaaaaacacgatTTAGTTAACATTGACAACCGGGAACCTCCCATCTTAAGAAAACTCCCAAAAGTTGATTAAACTCAATTATTTACCCTAATTCTTAAGGATTTAGGCTAATGACTGTTAGGATATTGGAGTTTATTAAgttgtatgtatatttatacaaTTTCTATTACATTTTTAAATTACTACAATCCCATTACACCTGAAAAGGGCTTTTCATTAAAGTAATGGACCATCGTATAATCGATTGATCCTCTTCCGCAAAATAACTCCACAATTTGAAGAAAGGCAACAAGATCATAGCCAAAAACAACATCAATATTACAGATTTAAACAAGCGACCCCATTGAAGTTAAACTTTTCGGAGTGCAGAAGCAGACAGCAGAATCAAGATTACAAAGATAACAACCGCGACGAAGGCTGAAACCACAGCGCCGCTGGATTGCTGGCAGAAATCACCAAATTGTTGGCAGATAGCAAGCCAATTTGCATCTGAATTGCCATTGTGAGCCAAGTAAACTATGGCAGCCGCAGAAGCAGCACAAGAAGTGTTCAACGTAAGCGCCAGCTATCACATAAATCAACGAATTTCCAtgtcaacatatatatatatatatatatatatatatatctgaagGAATGTCCAAACAAAAGTACGTACACTTAGGGTTAGGGACTAATGTGTAAGAAAATGAGGTAGCTTACAGTGTCAAAAATAAGCAAGAGAAGCCTTGGAGCAACTGCATGGGGACGAACAATGGTTACAATGGAGAAGGGTAGGGACAGGACTAGGTAGGCGCCCACTATCCCCATTCCTATGACGAAAAACCTGCATttacatatccaaatttcagaGTGTTTAATGTGTTCTATATTATAGTACATGCACAAATGGTGTAAGAAAGCTGGGGATACATAAATATGAGttaaattgatcaaatttggattttatgaAACCACACGTTATTTTAGACCATATTACTAACAGAAGTGTTGTTCACAATGTGATACGTAAATATAGTTTGTAATAGAAAGATATTTAAGAGTGAGGGACGTACATGAAAGTAGGCAAGTCGTCATAACTAGCCTGGAATTGGAAGAACTGTGTGAAGAAAGGAAGAGTTTGCTCGCTAGACCCCATGGCAATGGCAGCGCCTAGAGCAGCCGCGGTAGCGCCAAGCCTGAGAATGAAGTCGAAAATGGAAATGCCCTTCTTCCATCCTCCCTTTTGATCATGCATGGGATGAGCTGCTTGTATCCTCACATATGGCGTTTCTCCTTTAGCAACCGtcttatttcttgactctgAAATGTTAATTGTGGTTGAATCACCGCTAGTGCTCTTCATTTTGGCTCAGAAAAAGGACTGTTAAAATTGGACTTAATGGAAGAGATATGGAGAAGCTTTTGTGATTGAACTGTTGATGGGTTGGGGTTTTATATATGGAGTGGCAAAATGTGGTTTAGTTTAGGAAGTCGAATTTAGAATTCTCAAGTAAGATATTTCTTTCCGTCttgcttttccttttaataAAAAGGGAAGAGAAGTCGTTGATATCTTTTTCCACCAGTCCTATAATTAATCACAAAGTGGAAAAGTGCGACAGGTAGATGTTAGCATGAAGTGGTTGCATTATAGAATCATGTCAAAACTGcataaaattaacaattaattaatgcaTGCAttaatatgtttttaatttgtgattcAGTTGACTCAACCACACCATTCTACCGTTTCTTTTCCCTCTCTATGATTTAGGTATGCAATAATACGAAAAATGTTACATATACACATAACACGTGAAAAGATTCGAATTTGGGACATTTTCTAACACTGAAAGAGGTATCTAAGAGATTAGTGGGTAGttgatttttatatttgcGGTCAATGATTTAATACATTCATGCAATGATGGCCCCAAATTCATGTTAGGATGGATCCTTTAGAATATATATGAAAGAAATGCTTACGTGCATTAGGTTAGCTGGTTAAAACAATGTTTTTGTCCTTATGAATTTGAGTTCGATCCTCCTCACGTACATTACATTAGTTTAGAATAGAGTGGTGATTTTCTCCCTCCTCTTTTGTttacttacactcccttttgttttttaaaaaatactttttactataacaaaaaatggagtgtaagtggataaaagaGGAGCGGGAACATACAATTTCTAataaagggagtgtaagtgaaCAAAAGATGAGTGGAAAAATTAACTCCCTTTAGAATATCgtattttgaaaagaaaaaaaaaagttatataaataaaattaccaGAATgtagaaaaatgaaacaataCCGTAATGaaacataaaatgaaaaatttttCTCTGTTAATCCTTTGATATCATATATTTACAAATGAAGGGAGGAAGTAAGCAcaggaaataaatatgaaaaaggatAGATTTTTCAATTACTCAAGAAACTTGAATTCTAATCAAGCCAAGGCACGATGAATTCCAGTGTGGTAGTTACTCCatataaattcttttatttgacttgaatgaaataatatatatattgaaattttttttgaaggaATCAGCCCATGATCCTAACTTTGAGCTTTCTTTACACAAAGGGTCTTGACCTAACTTGATAGGAGTGAACACACCTTGGCAGCTTGGATATCGTGGAATGCAAATTTACAAAACCTGGCTTATTTCCTGTTCAGAAAAACCAAGAATCTGGGTCAAATCCAAGCAAACCACGCTGACTGACATTGACTATTTTGATACTTGGAATAAAGTTTCATTCCTATTATGTTTCAACTCATTGGGTCAAAACTCATGAAAGGTATTCAGCCAACCTTAAAGAAATTTAAACCACGTCAGGTCCAATCAATTAAAAAACTCATGAAACTACAATTTGGCCCATGATGAATTCAAGCCCAATCAATGTCAAAAATGACTGAAATACTATAGGGTTCCAACATAAAACCTATGATCTAATTTTACATAAAGTAAGGTatgttgtttttgtgtgtgtcaGAATGTCCAATACCACCAGATGTGAGCGCCATCCATGGGAAAAATGTTGCGTCCCGAAATTTGCAACGACTCTACAAACctttagaaagaaagaacctTTCCATTTCCGGAGATTTCCACCACACCAAGCTCCATTGATGCACGACATCATTTGATGATGTGGAGGCAAGGGAGACTTCATTTGCCTTCATCGTTGCTCTCCCACCGCAGCCTAGTTAGTAGCTCGATCCTTTTCTgcagaaaaaatatattattctgCTGCATTGCATGGTGAAAAACAATTCAgtctatataatatttatgagAAATTGCATGCCACCTTACACGAAAGCTTTCATTATTTATATGCGAGAACAAAGATGTTGGagaacaaaaattatttacGTCACTTGCAAGTAGTAATATGCATTGAAAACATTGGAACTACAAATAACATTAATACGCTTCGGTGAGTAATTAATCCACCCTAAGAGAAATAGAAACATTATGGAA
Proteins encoded in this window:
- the LOC18768183 gene encoding casparian strip membrane protein 1, translated to MKSTSGDSTTINISESRNKTVAKGETPYVRIQAAHPMHDQKGGWKKGISIFDFILRLGATAAALGAAIAMGSSEQTLPFFTQFFQFQASYDDLPTFMFFVIGMGIVGAYLVLSLPFSIVTIVRPHAVAPRLLLLIFDTLALTLNTSCAASAAAIVYLAHNGNSDANWLAICQQFGDFCQQSSGAVVSAFVAVVIFVILILLSASALRKV